A single window of Rhodamnia argentea isolate NSW1041297 chromosome 5, ASM2092103v1, whole genome shotgun sequence DNA harbors:
- the LOC115757166 gene encoding classical arabinogalactan protein 9 isoform X1 → MDPLRRPFLLLGLICIAVVAGVSAQGPATSPPATPVPPTPPTPTSSPPPTTTPPPSNAPPPTVTSPPPATSPPPATPPPVASPPPATPPPSTPPPVSAPPPATPPPATPPPATPPPATPPPATPPPATPPPATPPPATPPPAVPPPAPLASPPALVPAPGPAKKPMSPAPSPALLSPPSPPTEAPAPTLSIGAPGPSQSDQSGVEKILPVQKNMVGSLVLGWAVMGLLL, encoded by the exons ATGGATCCCCTTCGCCGTCCTTTCCTGTTGCTCGGGCTCATCTGCATTGCTGTCGTCGCCGGGGTCTCCGCTCAAGGCCCGGCCACCTCTCCCCCCGCCACGCCTGTTCCTCCCACGCCCCCCACTCCCACCTCCTCTCCGCCCCCCACCACCACCCCTCCGCCGTCGAATGCCCCTCCTCCTACCGTGACTTCTCCGCCTCCGGCGACCTCTCCTCCTCCCGCGACTCCGCCTCCGGTGGCCTCCCCACCCCCGGCTACTCCGCCGCCGTCCACTCCGCCCCCCGTCAGCGCTCCCCCGCCGGCTACTCCCCCTCCCGCCACGCCCCCTCCCGCCACTCCGCCTCCCGCTACTCCCCCTCCCGCCACTCCTCCCCCGGCGACTCCACCTCCCGCAACCCCACCCCCGGCCACGCCGCCTCCGGCCGTCCCGCCTCCCGCTCCCCTCGCGTCTCCGCCGGCCCTCGTCCCTGCTCCGGGCCCGGCGAAGAAGCCGATGTCTCCGGCGCCATCTCCTGCGCTGCTGAGCCCTCCGTCGCCGCCGACAGAGGCTCCCGCCCCAACCCTCAGCATAGGTGCTCCAGGCCCGTCGCAGAGTGATCAG AGTGGGGTAGAGAAGATCTTGCCTGTGCAGAAGAACATGGTGGGCAGCTTGGTTTTGGGCTGGGCTGTCATGGGGTTGCTACTCTAG
- the LOC115757166 gene encoding classical arabinogalactan protein 9 isoform X3, whose product MDPLRRPFLLLGLICIAVVAGVSAQGPATSPPATPVPPTPPTPTSSPPPTTTPPPSNAPPPTVTSPPPATSPPPATPPPVASPPPATPPPSTPPPVSAPPPATPPPATPPPATPPPATPPPATPPPATPPPATPPPATPPPAVPPPAPLASPPALVPAPGPAKKPMSPAPSPALLSPPSPPTEAPAPTLSIGAPGPSQSDQVHIAFLTKLYP is encoded by the exons ATGGATCCCCTTCGCCGTCCTTTCCTGTTGCTCGGGCTCATCTGCATTGCTGTCGTCGCCGGGGTCTCCGCTCAAGGCCCGGCCACCTCTCCCCCCGCCACGCCTGTTCCTCCCACGCCCCCCACTCCCACCTCCTCTCCGCCCCCCACCACCACCCCTCCGCCGTCGAATGCCCCTCCTCCTACCGTGACTTCTCCGCCTCCGGCGACCTCTCCTCCTCCCGCGACTCCGCCTCCGGTGGCCTCCCCACCCCCGGCTACTCCGCCGCCGTCCACTCCGCCCCCCGTCAGCGCTCCCCCGCCGGCTACTCCCCCTCCCGCCACGCCCCCTCCCGCCACTCCGCCTCCCGCTACTCCCCCTCCCGCCACTCCTCCCCCGGCGACTCCACCTCCCGCAACCCCACCCCCGGCCACGCCGCCTCCGGCCGTCCCGCCTCCCGCTCCCCTCGCGTCTCCGCCGGCCCTCGTCCCTGCTCCGGGCCCGGCGAAGAAGCCGATGTCTCCGGCGCCATCTCCTGCGCTGCTGAGCCCTCCGTCGCCGCCGACAGAGGCTCCCGCCCCAACCCTCAGCATAGGTGCTCCAGGCCCGTCGCAGAGTGATCAGGTACACATCGCTTTCCTTACGAAGTTA TATCCATAA
- the LOC115757166 gene encoding classical arabinogalactan protein 9 isoform X2, producing the protein MDPLRRPFLLLGLICIAVVAGVSAQGPATSPPATPVPPTPPTPTSSPPPTTTPPPSNAPPPTVTSPPPATSPPPATPPPVASPPPATPPPSTPPPVSAPPPATPPPATPPPATPPPATPPPATPPPATPPPATPPPATPPPAVPPPAPLASPPALVPAPGPAKKPMSPAPSPALLSPPSPPTEAPAPTLSIGAPGPSQSDQVHIAFLTKLVKFREPVVL; encoded by the exons ATGGATCCCCTTCGCCGTCCTTTCCTGTTGCTCGGGCTCATCTGCATTGCTGTCGTCGCCGGGGTCTCCGCTCAAGGCCCGGCCACCTCTCCCCCCGCCACGCCTGTTCCTCCCACGCCCCCCACTCCCACCTCCTCTCCGCCCCCCACCACCACCCCTCCGCCGTCGAATGCCCCTCCTCCTACCGTGACTTCTCCGCCTCCGGCGACCTCTCCTCCTCCCGCGACTCCGCCTCCGGTGGCCTCCCCACCCCCGGCTACTCCGCCGCCGTCCACTCCGCCCCCCGTCAGCGCTCCCCCGCCGGCTACTCCCCCTCCCGCCACGCCCCCTCCCGCCACTCCGCCTCCCGCTACTCCCCCTCCCGCCACTCCTCCCCCGGCGACTCCACCTCCCGCAACCCCACCCCCGGCCACGCCGCCTCCGGCCGTCCCGCCTCCCGCTCCCCTCGCGTCTCCGCCGGCCCTCGTCCCTGCTCCGGGCCCGGCGAAGAAGCCGATGTCTCCGGCGCCATCTCCTGCGCTGCTGAGCCCTCCGTCGCCGCCGACAGAGGCTCCCGCCCCAACCCTCAGCATAGGTGCTCCAGGCCCGTCGCAGAGTGATCAGGTACACATCGCTTTCCTTACGAAGTTAGTGAAGTTCCGGGAGCCTGTGGT CCTGTAA